Below is a genomic region from Caldisericota bacterium.
CATAATGAATAATTTGGGAACACAAATATTGAAGGTTCATTCCTTCTGATATGCAATCAGTTGCTATTAAAATTGCCTTTTCCGCTTCCTCAAATTTTGTAAATATATCTTTCCGGGGACCAGCTTTCATTTCACCAAATATACCTAATATTTTAGCATTGGGTATATCTTTTTCTAAGTTATTTTGTAAATAGTCAAGGGTATCCTTATATCGAGTGAAAATAATTATCTTATCAGCATAATTAAATAATTCAGGAATTATTTCCTTGATAAGTTTAGTATATTTTGTATCATTGCTCGGTTTTATCTTTTTAACTTCATCATAAATTTCTGATAATATCTTTATTTCTAATTCTGATACTTGCTGATTGATGGTAGTCCTTTCGATTCTGAGATATGCTTGTTCAGAAGTAATATTTTCAAGATTGTCAATTTCTGTTATCAATGTTCTAATATCATTGATTTTAATTTCAGGTTCGTCACTGATAATTTTTAATTTATTGGTTCTATTGATTAAAGATTTCTTTAGGGCATAAGGAGAACTGAGTGCTCTTTTTAGAAAATGCAAAATAGTAAATTGGGCTATATGCTGTACATTTTTTACATCTATTAATTTCATCATTTCTCTGCCATAAAAATCCAGCTTATTATATATTTTCTCTTCGCGGAAAGATAATGATTTGATATGGACTTCTTTTTTATCTCTTTTTGGAAATGGGTTAAAACTTTCCCCCTCCCCCGCCAACCATTTTTCCACATCTATCCTTCTTCTTTGGCAAACATGTTTTTTTGCTTTTTCTCTATTAATAAAATTTAAATTATTATCACTAACGGCTTGTATGTCTAAAGCTTTAATTAGACTGGAAAAACTATCCGTGTATCCATTATGCGGGGTAGCAGTTAATAACAATAAGTGTTTTGTTTTGGGATAAATCGCTTTTAATAATTCCCATCTCTGCATGGTTATTGAGTAATTAGAGGAAAGATGAGGACGCGCACATAAATGAGCTTCATCTATTAATATTAAATCCCAATCATGATTTAATATTTCATTTTTATTTGCTTTTGTTTTAGCGTAATCTACTGAAGTGATTAGTTTAGGGAAATACTCCCAGGGACTTAAACCTATAGGAAGACTTTTTTCTAGATATTTTCTATGCAACGAGCTAATAATATCAAAATCTAATTTAAAAAAAGTAGATAATGCTTCCTGCCATTGTTCCCTAAGATTAGCCGGACATATTATTAAAATTCTTCTTACTAATTGACGGGCAATTAACTCATTAATAATTAAGCCAGCCTCAATAGTTTTTCCAAGGCCAACATCATCTGCGATTAGTACTCGTACTCGAGGAGAATTAAGAGCCATAATAACAGGCACTAACTGGAAATTAACCGGAATAACTGTACTTCTTTGCAAGCTTAATAAAGGAGAAGAACCATGAATCAAACTTATACGATACGCATTTATTAAAAGTTCTTGTTTGGATAGTTCTCCAATTTTATCAAAAGATGGTAATTTCGTATCTGCTAATTTTATATCTTCAAGTGGGATATAAAATCTTTTTTGAAAATTATTAATACTATCAATAGATGTGGCGGTTAATTCATTTTTATAAATTGAATCTATCCGCCAAAGTCTTTTTCTAATTTCTACAATTTGCCCTGTTTTAAATTGGTTCATATTATTAGGTTTTATCCTTTTTAATTAACTATATTTTTATGTTTTGCTCTACCCAATCCCTGGTATCTTTATTCATTACAAAATTATAAATAGCCGAAAAAACACTTGCATAAAAATTATTAAATTTGAAAGATTCTTCCGCTTCTTTTAAATTTTTTGGAACAATTATTTTGCTTGCAGGTTCAATTAACATTCCTCTATGAAGATAAGCTGAACGTATTGCATAAGGATCCTTCCCGCTTGCAAATTTGTAACTATCCGTACGTGTAGAATATTTTTTAAGAAAATATTCTACACATTTTGTTTTGTTTCTTCTTAATTTCTTCGTAAGAAGAATGAGGCTTGGGTCGGATTCACCCTGATAATTCCCATTTTCTACCTCTTGCATATACAAAGCCTCTAAAGAATTAATACAATCTGTTAATGCTTCTGTAATATGAGTGGAAGATTTATATTTAGCTAATCTATTCATATGTATAGAAGCTAATATTCTTTCCTTATATGGAGAAGAATATATTTTTTGAATAATATTAGTCACTCCATTAACATTTAGAAAAGTACTTTTAGAGCCTTTATGAGTTAATTTTTCTGAAAAACTTTTAGAAGGTATAACTTTAGTTACACCCCAACCTGACACATAAGAATATTCACTAAGTCTGGGTAAAAAATATGCAATATGATTTGCAGTAGCAAATGATAAAATGTCACAAATTCTTTCTATAATGATAAACTGGTTTCCTTTTTCTATATCATCTTTTTGGCATTCTACATATAGATTAACAGGGTTATATTGCGGAATAATATTACAACTCTTTGTACCAGTATTAATTTTAAATTCAACCGATTTATATTCTGTAATTATAAAACATTCTCTATCTTGAAAATTAAATTTCACTTGGCCTTCTATGGGAGTAAAAGATAAACCTAATTTCGGAAATATCTCTAATACAAAATAATCGCTCATTTAAAATTTTACCCATTAACTACTTTTTTTAATTAAAATTAGATATTCTTTATAATTATATCACAGTGCTACGACTACTGTATGGCAATAATTGCGAAAATAATTGAAAATAATTTGAAAAAAGTTTGGTTTTTTTATGTTATCTATATACTACATTGGTTATCAAAATTCCTTCTTTTTTGGGAAAAAAATTATATAAGGGGGACAGGCTTACTTCGCAATGACGGAAAGAGAAAGGGAGAGGGAAATTTATATGGGTATCTTTTCTTTATTCTTCGTTTTTTATTTCTCGTCAACTTTCCAATGGCCGCCTTTGGCAGGACCGACTCTTTTAATAATTCCTTTCTCTTTTAACTTAGCCAGATTCCACTCAACACCTCTTCTTGTAAGCCCCGCAATTTCCGTAAGTTCATTTTGTGTTATTTTAGGATTGCGCTTAATTGCGTCAAGTATTTTCTCCACAGTTTTCTCCACAGTTTTCTCCACAGTTTTCTGGGTAGTTGAAAAAGTAATTTTATAATAATCAAAATCTCCCTCTATTACCGGTTCTAATCCATAATGCTGCTCCCATCCTTCAATCATTTTATGGAAACCACTGCCTATACTTTCCGCTAATCTAACAAATCTGAATATTTTGGCGATTATAGGGTTTCTCGGTAGAGAAAAATCTTCTTCTAGAATGTATTCTATTTTCTTGGGGAGTGAGCCGGGATTAAAAAATTCAAATCTGTCTGAAAATACTCTAATCCTTGGGTTTGCCCGGCTAAAATAATCAGTATGGATAATAAGATTGACAAGCGCTTCTCTGAGTGCTTGCAGGTGTTCGGGGTTATCATCTCTGAAGCCGGCAGCAGCCATTCTAAGAGGAGGGAAGATGATTGCCGTCTCCG
It encodes:
- a CDS encoding helicase-related protein; amino-acid sequence: MNQFKTGQIVEIRKRLWRIDSIYKNELTATSIDSINNFQKRFYIPLEDIKLADTKLPSFDKIGELSKQELLINAYRISLIHGSSPLLSLQRSTVIPVNFQLVPVIMALNSPRVRVLIADDVGLGKTIEAGLIINELIARQLVRRILIICPANLREQWQEALSTFFKLDFDIISSLHRKYLEKSLPIGLSPWEYFPKLITSVDYAKTKANKNEILNHDWDLILIDEAHLCARPHLSSNYSITMQRWELLKAIYPKTKHLLLLTATPHNGYTDSFSSLIKALDIQAVSDNNLNFINREKAKKHVCQRRRIDVEKWLAGEGESFNPFPKRDKKEVHIKSLSFREEKIYNKLDFYGREMMKLIDVKNVQHIAQFTILHFLKRALSSPYALKKSLINRTNKLKIISDEPEIKINDIRTLITEIDNLENITSEQAYLRIERTTINQQVSELEIKILSEIYDEVKKIKPSNDTKYTKLIKEIIPELFNYADKIIIFTRYKDTLDYLQNNLEKDIPNAKILGIFGEMKAGPRKDIFTKFEEAEKAILIATDCISEGMNLQYLCSQIIHYELPWNPNRLEQRNGRVDRFGQPEEEVHLRTIIIDGTLDETILAKIIERSDHIREEFGFSPPFFNNESDIIKYLVNVGKLPYTRDKKGEIRQGTSQLSIFDVNTERRELQQNSNAVNKEDVEEEILFNQQITKIKNESFYGQTDIRLPDIEKKLKQTENTFGKKEEIEKFIRSGLQLFGCSIQEKSDQVYRIILNDKRLILPGRSDKIDDVTFDKNYAARNPKVELIDLSHPLVNRLVQLLKQQIYLETSNHYGRIAYKISNSIDKPIAIFKVLVRCVVETEPTSIIEEILTLGFYVYNEEILTSQKVELFEKSEPLQGNRTTLEVKEDIQEVFNNKYWEKELTRMIDNYLKKIIKERSNLLETFDNTNLPDWLQGVTNVSYASHDILTLTMGYPV
- a CDS encoding ATP-binding protein, with the protein product ETAIIFPPLRMAAAGFRDDNPEHLQALREALVNLIIHTDYFSRANPRIRVFSDRFEFFNPGSLPKKIEYILEEDFSLPRNPIIAKIFRFVRLAESIGSGFHKMIEGWEQHYGLEPVIEGDFDYYKITFSTTQKTVEKTVEKTVEKILDAIKRNPKITQNELTEIAGLTRRGVEWNLAKLKEKGIIKRVGPAKGGHWKVDEK